In Candidatus Obscuribacterales bacterium, a single window of DNA contains:
- a CDS encoding glycosyltransferase family 4 protein, giving the protein MNVVVIADARLPVPPQHYGGTERIVALFCRGLQQRGHHVTLLAHPDSTEGDRLLSHQPPTQVYASRAYRKLWFQGLSLAAIRKADVVYNFGRVDYLWAVLKTSVPVIARFANDIRETDLRWLLQQRSQALALISISDDQRRHVSHLGNWTTVYNGVEGDRFPFTPCPSHPGYLAFLGRLTHNKGVHLAIQVAQKTGLPLKIAGNISDEPGGRQYFETQVQPYLSDTIEWVGVVDDAQKVSFLGNAKALLFPIQWHEPFGIVMAEALSCGTPVIATRWGSAPEVIAHGRTGFLCNDVEDMVQAVQQIDRIDRADCRSECDRRFSHDRMVDGYLQVYHRLVGHPTCLPNLSF; this is encoded by the coding sequence ATGAATGTCGTGGTGATTGCTGATGCTAGATTACCCGTGCCGCCTCAACACTATGGGGGAACGGAGCGGATTGTAGCGCTGTTTTGTCGGGGACTGCAGCAGCGCGGCCACCATGTCACCCTCCTGGCCCATCCTGACTCCACCGAGGGCGATCGCCTCCTGTCCCACCAACCGCCCACCCAAGTCTATGCGTCCCGAGCCTATCGCAAGCTTTGGTTTCAGGGGCTGAGCTTAGCGGCGATTCGCAAGGCCGATGTGGTGTACAACTTTGGGCGAGTGGACTATCTCTGGGCAGTGCTGAAGACGTCGGTGCCGGTGATTGCCCGGTTTGCCAACGATATTCGCGAGACCGACCTGCGCTGGCTCCTGCAGCAGCGATCGCAGGCCCTAGCGCTGATTAGCATTAGTGACGATCAGCGACGGCATGTTTCCCACTTGGGGAACTGGACGACGGTCTACAACGGCGTGGAGGGCGATCGCTTTCCTTTCACTCCCTGTCCGTCCCACCCCGGCTACCTGGCCTTTCTTGGACGCCTCACCCATAACAAGGGCGTGCATTTGGCGATTCAGGTGGCCCAAAAAACCGGACTGCCGCTCAAAATTGCTGGCAATATTTCGGATGAGCCGGGCGGACGGCAGTATTTTGAAACGCAGGTGCAGCCCTATCTGAGCGACACCATTGAATGGGTGGGGGTGGTGGATGATGCTCAGAAGGTTTCGTTTTTGGGGAATGCCAAGGCGCTCCTGTTTCCCATTCAGTGGCATGAACCCTTTGGCATCGTCATGGCTGAGGCTCTCTCCTGCGGTACGCCGGTGATTGCGACCCGCTGGGGTTCTGCCCCGGAGGTGATCGCCCATGGAAGAACTGGATTTCTCTGCAACGACGTGGAGGACATGGTGCAGGCGGTGCAGCAGATCGACCGGATCGACCGGGCTGACTGCCGCTCAGAGTGCGATCGCCGCTTCAGTCATGACCGCATGGTTGATGGCTATCTACAGGTGTATCACCGCTTGGTGGGTCATCCAACCTGCCTGCCCAACCTATCTTTCTAG
- a CDS encoding FkbM family methyltransferase, with translation MLSYFKILRSIWIHPANRGQRLGAIARSLYWWLAYRLPQRSVQRQVFGYPVRLDPQGHETRNIVYYTPQAEYDTTRFFQRYLRPGDAVLDIGANIGLYSLLSASLVGERGRVHAFEPCPATFDRLSRTLTDNQLTWVQGHPVALGEQETTLQFTTDLDTVNHVMADAESRSLSMPVACRRLDDVVDGQQQYAIAKLDVEGFELSVLRGASRLLAHQGFDVLIVEINGALYRYGIQADDVVSYLFHLGYDAALYDATAHRFAWILDPCDAWGNVWFISQRHRDRVLARLQLSDRPADPKPVGNVV, from the coding sequence ATGCTGAGTTATTTCAAGATTCTTCGATCGATTTGGATCCATCCAGCGAACCGAGGTCAGCGTCTGGGGGCGATCGCCCGATCGCTCTATTGGTGGCTGGCCTATCGCTTGCCCCAGCGTTCGGTTCAGCGTCAGGTGTTTGGCTATCCCGTGCGGCTGGATCCCCAGGGGCATGAGACGCGCAATATTGTCTACTACACGCCCCAGGCGGAATACGACACTACTCGGTTTTTCCAGCGCTATCTACGGCCAGGGGATGCGGTGTTAGATATTGGAGCCAATATTGGGCTCTATAGTCTGCTGTCTGCTTCGCTGGTGGGGGAACGCGGTCGGGTTCATGCCTTTGAACCTTGTCCTGCAACCTTCGATCGCCTGTCTCGCACCCTGACGGACAACCAGTTGACCTGGGTGCAGGGGCATCCCGTGGCCTTGGGTGAGCAGGAAACGACGCTGCAGTTCACCACGGATTTGGATACGGTGAATCACGTGATGGCGGATGCCGAGTCTCGTTCTCTGTCCATGCCGGTAGCCTGTCGGCGCTTGGATGATGTGGTGGATGGGCAGCAGCAGTATGCGATCGCCAAGCTGGATGTGGAGGGGTTTGAGCTGTCGGTGCTGCGCGGTGCCTCTCGGCTGCTCGCTCACCAGGGCTTTGATGTGCTGATTGTGGAAATTAACGGAGCCTTATACCGCTATGGCATCCAGGCGGATGATGTGGTGTCTTATCTCTTCCACCTAGGTTACGACGCGGCCCTCTATGATGCCACGGCTCATCGGTTTGCTTGGATCCTCGATCCTTGTGATGCCTGGGGGAATGTGTGGTTTATCAGTCAGCGCCATCGCGATCGCGTCCTAGCGCGGCTCCAGTTGTCCGATCGCCCTGCTGATCCTAAGCCTGTGGGGAATGTGGTATGA
- a CDS encoding glycosyltransferase, producing MTSMSKPTVLIALTSLCAEGTPVLVLDLCRQWLAWGIQPVVVTLYDEPRDLEPELRSLRVPLHSLQLPARGYRRYGQLVVGIYRLARQYRAQAFLSMPFGWHTFMAAGARLAGVRRVAAHVGNYPPVGSPSFSKFRQQVQWGRSLTDRLLCCSSYIQSGVVQHFGVPEAETQVVYNACAWEPEGDRPPRSVHQPLTIGMVARLEIHKDQPTLIRAAQRLKQQGIPIQVQLIGEGSRRAEYEALVAELGLEDCVTLLGMRRDIPDVLRQMDLFVFAAKPDEGFGIALVEAMVMGVPVVATQVGACCEVLQDGDLGWLVPPGNPDRLAETIRYVANHPDQAQAVAKKAQDVAQHLFAIATMARDYATVLNILPEQVPYDRSSRADPGSRSQWLSFGRQ from the coding sequence ATGACCTCGATGTCCAAGCCTACGGTGTTGATTGCCCTCACCTCCCTCTGCGCCGAGGGCACGCCGGTGCTGGTGCTGGATCTCTGTCGTCAGTGGTTGGCCTGGGGCATTCAGCCGGTGGTGGTCACGCTCTATGACGAACCTCGGGATCTAGAACCAGAGCTGCGATCGCTCCGGGTACCGCTCCATAGCTTACAGTTGCCCGCCCGAGGCTATCGTCGCTATGGTCAACTAGTGGTGGGGATCTATCGTCTAGCGCGGCAATATCGAGCCCAGGCATTCCTGTCCATGCCCTTTGGCTGGCATACGTTTATGGCGGCGGGGGCGCGTTTGGCGGGAGTGCGGCGAGTGGCGGCCCATGTGGGCAACTATCCGCCGGTGGGGTCGCCCAGCTTCTCGAAGTTTCGCCAGCAGGTGCAGTGGGGGCGATCGCTCACCGATCGGCTGCTGTGCTGTAGTAGCTATATTCAATCTGGAGTAGTGCAGCACTTTGGCGTGCCTGAGGCGGAAACCCAGGTGGTCTACAACGCCTGTGCCTGGGAACCGGAGGGCGATCGCCCCCCTCGCTCTGTCCATCAACCGCTCACCATTGGCATGGTGGCTCGGCTAGAAATTCACAAGGATCAGCCCACCTTGATCCGCGCTGCCCAACGCCTGAAGCAGCAGGGGATACCCATTCAGGTGCAGTTGATTGGTGAGGGTAGTCGCCGGGCGGAGTATGAGGCGCTGGTGGCGGAGCTGGGCCTGGAGGACTGCGTGACGCTGCTGGGTATGCGTCGAGATATTCCCGATGTGCTGCGGCAGATGGATCTGTTTGTGTTTGCCGCCAAGCCCGATGAAGGCTTTGGGATTGCCTTGGTGGAAGCCATGGTTATGGGGGTGCCGGTCGTGGCAACCCAGGTGGGGGCCTGCTGCGAAGTGCTGCAGGATGGCGATCTGGGCTGGCTGGTGCCGCCGGGCAATCCCGATCGCCTAGCGGAAACGATTCGCTATGTGGCCAACCATCCTGACCAGGCCCAAGCGGTGGCGAAAAAGGCCCAAGACGTGGCCCAACACCTGTTTGCGATCGCCACCATGGCCCGCGACTATGCCACCGTGTTGAACATTTTGCCCGAGCAGGTGCCCTATGACCGATCCTCCCGCGCCGATCCTGGTTCACGTTCTCAATGGCTTAGCTTTGGGCGGCAATGA
- a CDS encoding FkbM family methyltransferase, whose amino-acid sequence MSDDIAMTLASSWTVLQQVLESDRQFQGLGLPRGWYLRFHYWGRWCDRRQQPLPVEMVTAHLLEHRVTFPLSFAYAGMAKGILLDREYQLADVLGFVPRTVVDLGANIGLGALYLHCQFPEAQMVCVEPDPRNIPLLRQTLMLNRVPAQVIEGAIGVTSGTLNLRFGQNPACSALETSPMHRLDQQVAVTVQTMPDLLTALGWEHLDLLKIDIEGTEDELLSQNNGWLQRVRAIVLEIHPNTTAETIASYLQPYGFHLTRHGHGQEPVYLAMRSPS is encoded by the coding sequence ATGAGCGATGACATTGCTATGACACTTGCGTCGAGCTGGACGGTTTTACAACAGGTGCTGGAGAGCGATCGCCAGTTCCAGGGTCTGGGTTTACCTCGGGGTTGGTACCTGCGTTTTCACTACTGGGGTCGCTGGTGCGATCGCCGCCAACAACCGCTGCCGGTGGAAATGGTCACGGCCCATCTGCTTGAGCATCGGGTCACCTTTCCGCTGTCGTTTGCCTATGCGGGTATGGCCAAGGGCATTTTGCTGGATCGAGAATATCAGCTTGCCGATGTCCTAGGTTTTGTGCCCCGCACCGTGGTGGATTTGGGAGCCAATATCGGCTTGGGGGCGCTCTATTTACACTGCCAGTTTCCCGAAGCACAGATGGTCTGCGTGGAACCGGATCCGCGCAATATTCCCCTGCTGCGCCAGACGTTGATGCTCAACCGAGTGCCGGCTCAGGTGATTGAGGGAGCGATTGGCGTCACCAGCGGCACGCTGAATCTACGGTTTGGTCAAAATCCTGCCTGTTCTGCCCTGGAAACCTCACCCATGCATCGCCTGGATCAGCAGGTGGCTGTGACGGTGCAAACGATGCCCGATCTCCTCACCGCCCTAGGTTGGGAGCACCTCGATCTTCTGAAAATCGACATCGAGGGTACCGAGGATGAGCTGTTATCCCAGAACAACGGCTGGCTGCAGCGGGTGCGGGCGATCGTCCTAGAAATTCATCCCAATACCACGGCGGAGACCATCGCTAGCTATCTCCAGCCCTACGGATTTCACCTCACCCGCCATGGCCACGGGCAAGAGCCGGTGTATCTAGCCATGCGATCGCCCTCCTAG
- a CDS encoding FkbM family methyltransferase produces MTTAPWTAYVSRRWFNPQAWHLRWHKLLAMGQGGGQYLPVQALGQSLRLPKAAHRQFWQGPHADERSLSFLADALPSQGVFFDIGTNIGVYSTALSLAKGRELTVQAFEPIPSTIEVLKETLSLNQVTAHIEAIALSDHVHTLTLSAYDNGANNFWVTDAQADIPTLSVSAVPLDEWMLHHDRIPNAMKIDVEGHELAVLQGAQATIQAYKPALLIECHCGSWESLGVSRQAMVALIESFGYAQVGDRWGRPVDLLTQPSTIHLLCSD; encoded by the coding sequence ATGACAACTGCTCCTTGGACTGCTTACGTTTCCCGCCGCTGGTTTAATCCCCAAGCCTGGCATCTGCGCTGGCATAAGCTCCTGGCCATGGGCCAAGGCGGTGGCCAATACCTGCCGGTGCAGGCGCTGGGGCAATCCCTGCGTTTGCCCAAGGCTGCCCATCGTCAGTTTTGGCAGGGCCCCCACGCTGATGAGCGATCGCTCTCGTTTCTGGCTGATGCTCTGCCGTCTCAGGGGGTGTTTTTCGACATTGGCACCAATATTGGTGTCTACAGTACTGCTCTATCGCTGGCTAAGGGTAGAGAGTTGACGGTGCAGGCGTTTGAGCCGATTCCTTCCACGATTGAGGTGCTGAAGGAAACGTTGAGCTTAAACCAGGTGACTGCCCACATTGAAGCGATCGCCCTCTCCGACCATGTGCATACCCTCACCCTCTCCGCCTACGACAACGGCGCGAATAATTTCTGGGTGACCGATGCCCAGGCTGATATTCCTACCCTCAGCGTCTCGGCGGTTCCTCTCGATGAATGGATGCTGCACCACGATCGCATTCCCAACGCCATGAAAATTGATGTGGAAGGCCATGAACTGGCGGTGCTCCAGGGTGCCCAAGCGACGATCCAAGCCTATAAGCCAGCGCTGTTGATCGAATGCCACTGCGGGTCTTGGGAGAGTCTGGGCGTGTCGCGCCAGGCCATGGTGGCGTTAATCGAGTCGTTTGGCTATGCCCAGGTGGGCGATCGCTGGGGTCGCCCCGTCGATCTGCTCACGCAGCCGTCCACGATTCACCTTCTTTGTTCGGACTAG
- a CDS encoding FkbM family methyltransferase — MPDTLIWAHSALRPVLTGLPPSVQAGARSLYRWLLSQRYGQDGLAIAVQNERSWRLDPLVALRGEMAELETIQAFRRVVQPGMDVIDVGANVGQMTLELAYLVGDQGRVVAVEPGPGNLRLLERHVQGNGFSDRVLMEATACTDQPDQTITLNILGSDTDDIGSGFSVVDAAKLPNPHQLPAHSYPVLTTTVDVLVARHALTPGFLKIDVEGAELQVLEGAQQTLKQYRPIVLVGFHPFAFEDAIAAAQALMDLLPGYSLTTLAGETVPYPQALAEYLAQPLPDTHS; from the coding sequence ATGCCAGATACATTAATTTGGGCTCACTCTGCCCTCCGTCCCGTGTTGACTGGACTGCCGCCCTCGGTGCAGGCTGGAGCGCGATCGCTCTATCGGTGGCTGCTATCCCAGCGCTATGGTCAAGATGGCCTAGCGATCGCTGTGCAAAATGAGCGATCGTGGCGGCTCGATCCCCTAGTGGCGCTGCGGGGTGAGATGGCGGAACTGGAGACGATCCAAGCGTTTCGCCGGGTGGTGCAGCCGGGGATGGATGTGATCGATGTGGGTGCCAATGTGGGACAGATGACCCTAGAGTTGGCCTATTTGGTGGGCGACCAAGGACGGGTGGTTGCCGTGGAGCCGGGGCCGGGCAACCTGCGTTTGCTGGAACGCCATGTGCAGGGTAATGGTTTTAGCGATCGCGTTTTGATGGAAGCGACTGCCTGCACCGATCAGCCAGATCAGACGATCACCCTCAACATTTTGGGCAGCGATACCGATGATATTGGCAGTGGTTTTTCGGTGGTGGACGCGGCCAAATTGCCCAATCCCCACCAGTTGCCCGCCCACTCCTACCCAGTGTTAACCACCACCGTGGATGTTCTCGTCGCTCGCCATGCCCTGACGCCTGGCTTCCTGAAGATTGATGTGGAAGGGGCGGAACTGCAGGTGCTTGAGGGTGCCCAGCAAACGCTAAAGCAGTATCGACCGATTGTGCTGGTAGGCTTCCACCCCTTTGCGTTTGAGGATGCGATCGCTGCCGCCCAAGCTCTGATGGATCTGCTGCCAGGCTATAGCCTAACCACTCTGGCCGGCGAAACGGTGCCCTATCCTCAGGCCCTGGCTGAATATTTAGCCCAGCCTCTCCCTGATACCCACTCTTAG
- a CDS encoding sulfotransferase produces MRTPDFLIVGAPKCGTTALCHYLSDHPEVAISTPAKPYFFGRDLNVPRACERLEDYLALFDENALCCGEGTPYYLYSQTAAQEIYDLNPAMKIIIMLRNPVDVVYSLYCQRLSNSMDSEPILDFAEAIAAEGDRAQGKRLPPAYPDPKMVLYTEIAKFYPQVQRYVDRFPPEQLHVVIYDDLRADVDRVYGQVLTFLGVDSTYRPPLQVVNPNTTWRSRGLQVLVESPPKPLKMSLNRLGISGKTVYPLYRALTRFNQKVAVRSPLDPAMKTKLQSLFYSDVEQLSQLLNRSLLHWLED; encoded by the coding sequence TTTATCTGACCATCCCGAGGTGGCGATTTCAACGCCAGCTAAGCCGTACTTTTTTGGTCGTGACTTAAACGTGCCCCGGGCCTGCGAGCGACTAGAGGACTATCTCGCTTTATTTGATGAGAATGCCTTGTGCTGCGGTGAGGGAACGCCCTACTATCTGTATTCTCAGACCGCTGCTCAAGAGATCTACGACCTTAACCCAGCCATGAAGATCATCATCATGCTGCGAAATCCTGTGGATGTGGTGTATTCTCTCTATTGCCAAAGGCTGAGTAATTCTATGGATAGTGAACCTATTCTGGACTTTGCTGAAGCGATCGCTGCTGAGGGCGATCGCGCCCAGGGAAAGCGCCTGCCCCCGGCCTATCCCGATCCTAAGATGGTCTTGTATACAGAAATTGCTAAATTTTATCCCCAGGTGCAGCGGTATGTCGATCGCTTTCCGCCAGAGCAACTGCATGTCGTTATTTATGATGACCTGCGGGCTGATGTAGACAGGGTCTATGGTCAGGTGCTGACGTTTTTGGGCGTTGATTCAACCTATCGTCCGCCTCTGCAGGTGGTGAACCCCAATACAACCTGGCGGAGTCGAGGACTGCAAGTCTTAGTTGAATCGCCTCCTAAGCCTTTGAAGATGAGTCTAAATCGGTTAGGTATCTCTGGGAAAACAGTGTATCCCCTCTATCGAGCGCTCACCCGTTTCAACCAGAAGGTGGCGGTGCGATCGCCCCTCGATCCGGCTATGAAAACGAAGCTGCAAAGCTTATTTTATTCGGATGTGGAGCAGCTCAGTCAGTTGCTGAATCGCTCCCTGCTGCATTGGCTGGAGGACTAG